A single genomic interval of Diceros bicornis minor isolate mBicDic1 chromosome 39 unlocalized genomic scaffold, mDicBic1.mat.cur SUPER_39_unloc_1, whole genome shotgun sequence harbors:
- the LOC131402269 gene encoding ral-GDS-related protein-like, translating into MDVELFKTVRPHEFLDSIWSQCDNWGNEHLAPTIHATMTHFNRVVECIVTTCIGDPSMTAQVRARVVELWIQVAKVRCGRPWEPLSGVGGTAPSPFSALMFEVRGLSLCTILRPLLPGLDDLTPGPSGGKLTPSWAPFLA; encoded by the exons atggatgtg gagctcttcaagacagtgaggccccacgaattcctggactccatctggtcccagtgtgacaactggggcaatgagcacctggcaccgaccatccatgccaccatgacccactttaacagagtggtcgaatgtatcgtcaccacctgcattggggacccgagcatgacggcccaggtcagggccagggtggtggagctctggatccaggtggccaaggtaagatgtgggaggccctgggagcccctctctggagtcgggggaactgccccttctcctttctcagctctcatgtttgaagtccgtggtctgagcctttgcacaatccttaggcccctcctgccaggcctcgatgacctgactcctggtcccagtggtgggaagctcaccccttcctgggctcctttcttggcttga